A region of Ictidomys tridecemlineatus isolate mIctTri1 chromosome 4, mIctTri1.hap1, whole genome shotgun sequence DNA encodes the following proteins:
- the Ldha gene encoding L-lactate dehydrogenase A chain: protein MASLKDQLIVNLLKEEQVPQNKITVVGVGAVGMACAISILMKDLADELALVDVMEDKLKGEMMDLQHGSLFLRTPKIVSGKDYNVTANSKLVIITAGARQQEGESRLNLVQRNVNIFKFIIPNVVKYSPHCKLLIVSNPVDILTYVAWKISGFPKNRVIGSGCNLDSARFRYLMGERLGVHPLSCHGWVLGEHGDSSVPVWSGVNVAGVSLKNLHPDLGTDADKEHWKEVHKQVVDSAYEVIKLKGYTSWAIGLSVADLAESIMKNLRRVHPISTMIKGLYGIKDDVFLSVPCILGQNGISDVVKVNLTPEEEARLKKSADTLWGIQKELQF, encoded by the exons ATGGCAAGTCTCAAGGATCAGCTGATTGTGAATCTTCTTAAGGAAGAACAGGTCCCCCAGAATAAGATTACAGTTGTTGGGGTTGGTGCTGTTGGCATGGCCTGTGCCATCAGTATCTTAATGAAG gACTTGGCAGATGAACTTGCTCTTGTTGATGTCATGGAAGATAAATTGAAGGGAGAGATGATGGATCTCCAGCATGGCAGCCTTTTCCTTAGAACACCAAAAATTGTCTCTGGCAAAG actATAATGTGACTGCAAACTCCAAGCTCGTCATTATCACAGCTGGGGCACGTCAGCAAGAGGGAGAAAGCCGTCTTAATTTGGTCCAGCGTAATGTGAACATCTTCAAGTTCATCATTCCCAATGTTGTAAAATACAGCCCACATTGCAAGTTGCTTATTGTTTCCAATCCAG TGGATATCTTGACCTATGTGGCTTGGAAGATAAGTGGCTTTCCCAAAAACCGTGTTATTGGAAGTGGTTGCAATCTGGATTCAGCACGATTCCGTTACCTGATGGGGGAAAGGCTGGGAGTTCACCCATTAAGCTGTCATGGGTGGGTCCTTGGGGAGCATGGAGACTCTAGTG TGCCTGTATGGAGTGGAGTGAATGTTGCTGGTGTCTCCTTGAAGAATCTGCACCCAGATTTAGGCACTGATGCAGATAAGGAACATTGGAAAGAGGTTCATAAGCAGGTGGTTGACAG CGCTTATGAGGTGATCAAACTAAAAGGCTATACATCCTGGGCCATTGGACTGTCTGTGGCAGATTTGGCAGAAAGTATAATGAAGAATCTTAGACGGGTGCATCCAATTTCCACCATGATTAAG ggTCTCTATGGAATAAAGGATGATGTTTTTCTAAGTGTGCCTTGCATCTTGGGACAAAATGGAATCTCAGATGTTGTGAAGGTGAATTTGACTCCTGAGGAAGAGGCACGTTTGAAGAAGAGTGCAGACACACTTTGGGGAATCCAAAAAGAGCTGCAGTTTTAG